The following proteins come from a genomic window of Pseudomonas sp. Z8(2022):
- a CDS encoding type II secretion system F family protein, protein MAEKALKTSIFTWEGKNKTGSIVKGEISGQNPSLVKAQLRKQGINPTKVRKKSSLSLGGGKKIKPMDIALFTRQMATMMKAGVPLLQSFDIIAEGFDNPNMRKMVDEVKQEVAAGNSFATSLRKKPEYFDELYCNLVESGEQAGALENLLDRIATYKEKTEALKAKIKKAMNYPIAVVVVAVIVTAILLIKVVPQFEQVFANFGAELPAFTQMVIGISQSLQQWWLVFLIAIFIAAFSFKEAMKRSQKLRDSVDRGVLKLPIVGDILYKSAVARFARTLSTTFAAGVPLVDALDSVSGATGNVVFKNATNKIKSDVSTGMQLNFSMRTTGTFPSMAIQMTAIGEESGSLDEMLDKVASFYEAEVDNMVDGLTSLMEPIIMSVLGVLVGGLIIAMYLPIFQLGSVV, encoded by the coding sequence ATGGCCGAAAAAGCTCTAAAAACCAGCATATTCACCTGGGAAGGCAAGAACAAAACCGGCTCCATCGTCAAAGGGGAAATCAGCGGGCAAAATCCCTCTCTGGTGAAAGCCCAGTTGCGCAAACAAGGTATCAACCCAACCAAGGTGCGCAAAAAATCCAGCCTTTCGCTGGGTGGTGGTAAGAAGATCAAACCCATGGATATCGCCCTGTTCACTCGACAGATGGCGACCATGATGAAAGCCGGGGTGCCGTTGCTACAATCCTTCGACATCATTGCCGAGGGTTTCGACAATCCCAATATGCGAAAAATGGTAGACGAGGTGAAGCAGGAAGTCGCCGCAGGTAATAGCTTTGCCACCTCGCTGCGCAAGAAACCCGAATACTTTGACGAACTGTACTGCAACTTGGTTGAATCCGGCGAGCAAGCGGGTGCCTTGGAGAATCTGCTAGACCGGATTGCCACCTATAAAGAAAAGACTGAGGCACTGAAGGCCAAAATCAAAAAAGCCATGAATTATCCAATTGCGGTTGTAGTAGTTGCGGTTATCGTAACTGCCATCCTGCTAATCAAAGTAGTGCCTCAGTTTGAGCAAGTATTCGCAAACTTTGGCGCAGAATTACCTGCATTCACTCAAATGGTAATTGGAATATCTCAGTCGCTTCAACAGTGGTGGCTGGTATTTCTTATTGCGATATTCATAGCTGCCTTTTCCTTCAAAGAGGCGATGAAACGGTCGCAGAAATTACGGGACTCGGTAGACCGCGGAGTACTTAAACTCCCTATCGTCGGCGATATTCTCTACAAATCTGCAGTGGCACGCTTTGCTCGCACGCTATCTACCACCTTCGCTGCTGGCGTACCATTGGTAGATGCACTGGACTCGGTTTCCGGTGCCACCGGCAACGTGGTTTTCAAAAACGCCACCAATAAGATTAAGTCTGACGTTTCTACAGGCATGCAACTCAATTTCTCCATGCGTACTACCGGCACTTTCCCTAGCATGGCCATTCAGATGACAGCAATTGGTGAAGAGTCCGGCTCTCTGGATGAAATGCTCGACAAGGTTGCCTCTTTCTATGAAGCCGAAGTAGACAATATGGTCGATGGTTTGACTAGCCTGATGGAGCCTATAATCATGTCCGTATTGGGCGTACTGGTTGGCGGCTTGATCATTGCCATGTACCTGCCGATCTTCCAACTGGGCTCCGTGGTCTAA
- a CDS encoding prepilin peptidase has product MLVVEFLASHTLAFVLCALLLGLLVGSFLNVVIYRLPLMLQRDWQSQAREVLELPPAPTQQTFNLVLPNSSCPRCGHEIRPWENIPVISYLFLRGKCSSCKTPISKRYPMVEVACGVISGYVAWHFGFTWQAGAMLLLAWGLLAMSLIDADHQILPDVLVLPLLWLGLIVNYYGLFTSLEDALWGAIAGYLSLWSVYWLFKLITGKEGMGYGDFKLLAMLGAWGGWQILPLTILLSSLVGAVLGVILLRLRGSDSSTPIPFGPYLAIAGWIALLWGDVITGSYLKFAGF; this is encoded by the coding sequence ATGCTCGTGGTCGAATTTCTGGCCAGCCACACGCTGGCCTTTGTTTTGTGCGCCCTGTTATTAGGCTTACTTGTAGGCAGTTTCCTTAACGTTGTCATCTATCGCCTGCCTCTGATGCTCCAGCGCGACTGGCAAAGCCAGGCCCGTGAAGTACTGGAATTGCCACCAGCCCCCACCCAACAAACTTTCAACTTAGTCCTACCCAACTCCTCATGCCCTCGCTGCGGCCATGAGATTCGCCCCTGGGAGAACATCCCGGTTATCAGCTACCTGTTCCTGCGCGGCAAGTGCTCAAGCTGTAAAACGCCGATCAGCAAGCGCTACCCCATGGTAGAAGTGGCCTGCGGCGTGATTTCCGGCTACGTCGCCTGGCATTTCGGCTTTACCTGGCAGGCGGGTGCGATGTTGTTGCTGGCCTGGGGGCTGCTGGCGATGAGTCTGATCGATGCCGACCACCAGATCCTGCCGGATGTGCTGGTGCTGCCGCTGCTATGGCTGGGCTTGATCGTCAACTACTACGGATTGTTCACCAGCCTGGAAGATGCTCTGTGGGGGGCGATTGCCGGTTATCTGAGTCTGTGGTCGGTGTACTGGCTGTTCAAGCTAATCACCGGCAAGGAAGGCATGGGTTACGGTGACTTCAAGCTGCTGGCCATGCTTGGAGCCTGGGGCGGCTGGCAGATACTGCCGCTGACCATTCTGCTGTCGTCGCTGGTCGGCGCGGTACTCGGTGTGATCCTGCTGCGCCTGCGCGGCAGCGATTCCAGTACGCCAATTCCCTTCGGCCCGTATCTGGCGATTGCCGGATGGATCGCATTGCTCTGGGGCGATGTGATTACCGGCAGTTATCTGAAATTCGCCGGTTTTTAA
- the coaE gene encoding dephospho-CoA kinase (Dephospho-CoA kinase (CoaE) performs the final step in coenzyme A biosynthesis.), with protein sequence MKPWILGLTGGIGSGKSAVAQGFIERGVHVVDADHAARWVVEPGRPALAKIVDHFGEGVLQGNGELDRAALRKLIFADPEQRRWLEGLLHPLIGQEIVQVLARAESPYAILVSPLLVESGQRQMTQRVLVVDTPAELQIQRTIARDQSSEEQVRAIMQAQASREERLRHAHDVLVNDRDMAWLDAEVERLHNFYLTLRGGQP encoded by the coding sequence ATGAAACCCTGGATACTCGGCCTGACCGGCGGCATTGGCAGCGGCAAGAGCGCTGTCGCGCAAGGTTTTATCGAGCGCGGCGTACATGTGGTCGACGCTGATCACGCGGCACGCTGGGTAGTAGAGCCGGGCCGGCCGGCGCTGGCGAAGATCGTCGATCACTTCGGTGAGGGCGTGCTGCAAGGCAATGGCGAACTGGACCGCGCCGCCCTGCGCAAGCTGATATTTGCCGACCCCGAGCAGCGCCGCTGGCTGGAAGGCCTGCTGCACCCGCTGATCGGCCAGGAGATCGTTCAGGTGCTGGCACGGGCCGAATCGCCTTATGCCATTCTGGTTTCACCCCTGCTGGTCGAGTCCGGCCAGCGGCAGATGACTCAGCGCGTGCTGGTGGTCGATACCCCCGCCGAGCTGCAGATCCAACGCACCATTGCGCGCGATCAGAGCTCGGAAGAGCAGGTTCGCGCCATCATGCAGGCACAGGCCAGCCGCGAAGAACGCTTGCGCCATGCCCACGACGTACTGGTCAATGATCGGGACATGGCCTGGCTGGACGCGGAGGTCGAACGCCTGCACAACTTCTATCTGACGCTGCGCGGAGGCCAGCCATGA
- the yacG gene encoding DNA gyrase inhibitor YacG, which produces MTTTVQCPTCGAPVEWKPENTYRPFCCERCKLIDLGAWAAEEHAIPGNDLEDELFSGDLPTRPH; this is translated from the coding sequence ATGACCACGACCGTTCAATGCCCCACCTGTGGCGCGCCAGTCGAGTGGAAACCCGAGAATACCTATCGCCCGTTCTGCTGCGAGCGGTGCAAGCTGATCGATCTGGGCGCCTGGGCTGCCGAAGAGCACGCGATCCCCGGCAACGATCTGGAAGACGAATTGTTTAGCGGCGACCTGCCGACGCGACCGCATTGA
- a CDS encoding energy-coupling factor ABC transporter permease, producing the protein MIASNLLAFSTLLGGWLIYGLALLWAVVRAPWVELFSDLRRQHLLFGTMLALFLLWLVRRDFDSGLSYHFIGMTAVTLLLDWPLAVLAGLAAQLGLLAMGRMDLASLGINGVLLVLIPVLITELCALRVERAQPRNLFVYIFFCGFFPAALATLMTLLGGLALLWMDGLFPMPPWLDDFAGYLWLVAFPEAFINGTVVTALVVFYPDWLETFNRSRYLQAPWKENGRGE; encoded by the coding sequence GTGATCGCTTCCAATCTACTGGCATTCTCCACTCTGCTGGGCGGCTGGCTGATCTACGGCCTGGCATTGCTCTGGGCGGTTGTGCGTGCGCCCTGGGTCGAGCTGTTCAGCGACCTGCGTCGCCAGCATCTGCTGTTCGGCACCATGCTCGCGTTGTTTCTGCTTTGGCTGGTGCGCCGCGATTTCGACTCCGGGCTGTCCTATCACTTTATCGGCATGACTGCCGTGACGCTGTTGCTCGACTGGCCCCTTGCCGTCCTTGCCGGCCTGGCGGCGCAGCTTGGGCTGCTGGCCATGGGGCGTATGGACCTGGCCTCGCTCGGCATCAATGGTGTGCTTCTGGTGCTGATCCCGGTGCTGATCACCGAGCTGTGCGCGCTGCGTGTGGAGCGCGCACAGCCGCGCAACCTGTTCGTCTACATCTTTTTCTGTGGTTTCTTCCCGGCCGCGCTGGCGACGCTGATGACGCTGCTCGGTGGCCTTGCCCTGTTGTGGATGGACGGGCTGTTTCCCATGCCGCCCTGGCTGGACGACTTTGCCGGCTACCTGTGGCTCGTGGCATTCCCCGAGGCTTTTATCAACGGCACCGTTGTCACTGCGCTGGTGGTCTTCTACCCGGACTGGCTGGAAACCTTCAATCGTAGCCGTTACCTCCAGGCACCCTGGAAGGAGAATGGTCGCGGCGAATGA
- a CDS encoding DUF1780 domain-containing protein, translating to MDDSDYLRLLTYQAEQANAFLSNARKWERERWVCQRLLQALNVRHNQDDFTPSGQEPPDVLFRDASFEVFFVLDEGRRLNDEWRAELERRRSAFSLSQLVRREARPKRIPAGEMQARLAPTLRKKAHNYRERGIDLCELDLVAFVSLKRAVLDCNSHFPPPTEYLRQGWRSLSLVGPRFARVLFAHPDAPDFLRHNLGRTLLFDIGIGL from the coding sequence ATGGACGACTCCGATTATTTACGCCTTTTGACGTACCAGGCCGAACAAGCCAACGCCTTCCTCTCCAATGCGCGGAAATGGGAGCGCGAGCGTTGGGTCTGCCAGCGTCTGCTGCAGGCGCTGAACGTACGTCACAATCAAGACGACTTCACTCCCAGCGGCCAGGAACCGCCGGACGTACTGTTTCGCGACGCCAGCTTCGAGGTATTTTTCGTGCTCGACGAGGGGCGACGCCTCAACGATGAGTGGCGCGCCGAGCTTGAGCGCCGCCGCAGTGCCTTCTCGCTGAGTCAGCTGGTGCGCCGCGAGGCACGTCCCAAGCGTATCCCGGCCGGCGAGATGCAGGCGCGCCTGGCGCCGACCCTGCGCAAGAAGGCGCACAACTACCGCGAACGGGGCATTGATCTGTGCGAACTCGACCTGGTCGCCTTCGTCAGCCTCAAACGCGCCGTACTCGACTGCAACAGCCATTTCCCGCCACCAACCGAATATCTGCGCCAGGGCTGGCGTTCGCTGTCGCTGGTCGGCCCGCGCTTCGCTCGCGTGCTGTTCGCGCATCCGGATGCACCGGATTTTCTGCGGCACAACCTCGGCCGCACCCTGCTGTTCGACATCGGAATCGGGCTGTGA
- a CDS encoding MOSC domain-containing protein has protein sequence MSPLQQLLAEVPQIGQVRWIGVRPKAREAMLEVEAVEARREAGLTGDHSRPGPRNARQVTLIQWEHLAVIAALLGRDAPVHPSELRRNIAVAGINLFSLKGRRFRIGQALLETTGWCQPCARLEERLGRGTFQAMRGHGGITARVIEGGIIRLDDTLSVEGISPVSDPQDNDARQGWRARLE, from the coding sequence GTGAGCCCACTACAGCAATTACTGGCCGAGGTACCCCAGATCGGCCAGGTACGCTGGATAGGCGTTCGCCCCAAGGCGCGCGAGGCGATGCTCGAAGTCGAAGCCGTGGAAGCCCGGCGCGAAGCCGGACTGACCGGTGATCACAGCCGTCCTGGGCCACGTAACGCGCGACAGGTCACGCTGATTCAGTGGGAGCATCTGGCGGTCATCGCCGCCTTGCTCGGCCGCGATGCGCCCGTGCACCCGAGCGAGCTACGGCGCAATATCGCGGTTGCCGGGATCAACCTGTTCAGCCTCAAGGGCAGGCGCTTTCGCATCGGTCAGGCGCTACTGGAAACCACCGGCTGGTGCCAGCCCTGCGCCCGTCTTGAAGAGCGTCTTGGCCGTGGAACCTTCCAGGCCATGCGTGGCCACGGCGGCATCACCGCCCGCGTCATAGAAGGCGGCATCATCCGTCTTGACGATACCCTGAGCGTGGAAGGTATCAGCCCAGTATCTGACCCGCAGGACAACGATGCTCGCCAAGGCTGGCGGGCACGCCTAGAATAG
- a CDS encoding DUF3094 domain-containing protein → MTSRLSPEDQQKVDQYLSAPQHQVERQPFRVWLLLTVVLVVVIGLGLLSRLLSRLVL, encoded by the coding sequence ATGACCAGCCGCCTGAGCCCCGAAGACCAGCAGAAAGTCGACCAGTACCTGAGCGCACCGCAGCATCAGGTGGAGCGTCAGCCGTTTCGTGTCTGGCTCCTGCTCACCGTGGTGCTGGTCGTCGTTATCGGCCTGGGCCTGCTGAGCCGTCTTCTGAGTCGACTGGTGCTATGA
- a CDS encoding NAD(P)/FAD-dependent oxidoreductase — translation MSHRIVIVGGGAGGLELATRLGRKLGKSGAARIILVDANLTHIWKPLLHEVAAGSLNSSEDELNYVAQAKWNHFEFQLGRMSGLDRAGKSITLAPTLDDDGQVLMPERRIAYDSLVLAVGSTTNDFGTPGAAEHCIFLDTRGQAERFHRRLLSHYLRAHASENGDASKIDIAIVGAGATGVELAAELHHAAKQLVAYGLDRIRPEDMRITLIEAGPRVLPALPERIARPVHQTLEKLGVTVLTGAAVSEVTAEGLKTADGNFIPASLKVWAAGIRAPSFLKELDGLESNRINQLLVRPTLQTTLDDDIFAFGDCAACPQPGTEGRNVPPRAQAAHQQASLLAKSLRLKISGQALPEYRYRDYGSLISLSSFSAVGNLMGNLTGSVMLEGWLARVFYISLYRMHQMALYGVPRTLLLMLSDRIGRSTEPRLKLH, via the coding sequence ATGTCCCATCGCATCGTGATTGTCGGCGGCGGCGCCGGCGGTTTGGAGTTGGCCACCCGTCTGGGTAGAAAACTGGGCAAAAGTGGCGCAGCACGGATCATCTTGGTCGACGCCAACCTCACCCATATCTGGAAACCCCTGCTGCACGAAGTGGCCGCCGGCTCGCTGAACTCCTCGGAAGACGAGCTCAACTACGTGGCCCAGGCCAAGTGGAATCATTTCGAGTTTCAGCTCGGGCGCATGTCTGGCCTCGACCGTGCAGGCAAGAGCATCACCCTGGCACCGACGCTCGATGACGACGGCCAGGTGCTGATGCCTGAACGCCGCATCGCCTACGACAGCCTGGTGCTTGCCGTTGGCAGCACCACCAATGATTTCGGCACGCCTGGCGCAGCGGAACACTGCATCTTCCTCGATACGCGGGGGCAGGCCGAGCGCTTTCACCGGCGCCTGCTCAGCCATTATCTGCGCGCACACGCCAGCGAGAACGGAGACGCTTCGAAGATCGACATCGCCATCGTTGGCGCTGGCGCCACCGGGGTCGAACTGGCCGCCGAACTGCATCACGCCGCCAAGCAGCTGGTCGCCTACGGCCTCGACCGCATTCGCCCCGAAGACATGCGCATCACCCTGATCGAAGCCGGGCCGCGTGTGCTGCCTGCCCTGCCCGAGCGCATCGCGCGACCGGTGCACCAGACCCTGGAAAAACTCGGTGTCACGGTACTGACCGGTGCGGCCGTCAGCGAAGTAACCGCCGAAGGCCTGAAGACTGCCGACGGCAACTTCATTCCGGCAAGTCTGAAAGTCTGGGCAGCCGGCATCCGCGCCCCCAGTTTTCTCAAGGAACTCGACGGTCTGGAAAGCAATCGCATCAACCAGCTGCTAGTACGCCCGACACTGCAAACCACACTGGACGATGACATATTCGCCTTCGGCGACTGCGCGGCCTGTCCGCAACCGGGCACCGAGGGCCGCAACGTACCACCGCGTGCCCAGGCGGCGCATCAGCAGGCATCGCTGCTGGCCAAGTCGCTGCGCCTGAAGATCAGCGGCCAGGCCCTGCCGGAATATCGCTATCGCGACTACGGCTCGCTGATCTCGCTGTCGAGTTTCTCCGCAGTCGGCAACCTGATGGGCAATCTGACCGGCAGCGTGATGCTCGAAGGCTGGCTGGCGCGGGTGTTCTACATATCGCTCTACCGCATGCACCAGATGGCACTGTATGGCGTGCCGCGCACCCTGTTGCTGATGCTCAGCGACCGCATCGGGCGCAGCACCGAGCCGCGTCTCAAGCTGCATTAA
- a CDS encoding IS1182 family transposase, which produces MGYIQGEGRQQSSLFPPTLEELVPEDHLVRVIEAYVARLDLKVLGFSKAEPLKTGRPGYDPADLLKLYLYGYFQRIRSSRRLEAECQRNIEVMWLLGRLAPDFKTIADFRKDNSMAFQATCKAFVQFCRQASLISGELVAIDGSKFQAVASLRKHLSVEKLKRQQAKLEKHIAQYLAQLDEGDAQDAQETIDRAAVKQALRQLQDRHADNLTVKALMEAQGLEQFVEGEADAKKMRCSGKSPCVAYNVQSAVDAEHGLIVHHEVTSDCTDNQQLEPMAKATQAVLQQSELTVTADAGYSNGAQFQACEEAGITAFVPVNRAPNNQGGGTLFARQDFTYDPATDSFQCPAGKTLSLKQLNRGTRLYAARAKDCGNCPLKAKCTQAQRRHISRHPNEEAFARMEKRLETHPEMMGRRRAIVEHPFGNLKQWILGNGRFLVRHFSGVRAEMAMAVQAYNLKRAISVLGARRMIELLT; this is translated from the coding sequence ATGGGCTACATCCAGGGCGAAGGTCGTCAGCAAAGCAGCCTGTTTCCTCCCACATTGGAGGAGCTGGTGCCGGAGGATCACCTGGTACGGGTGATCGAGGCCTATGTGGCTCGTCTGGATCTGAAGGTACTGGGGTTCAGCAAGGCTGAGCCGCTCAAGACTGGGCGCCCTGGCTACGATCCAGCTGATTTGCTCAAGCTATACCTATATGGCTACTTCCAGCGCATTCGCTCCTCTCGTCGATTGGAGGCGGAGTGCCAGCGCAATATCGAGGTGATGTGGTTGCTGGGTCGTCTGGCGCCGGATTTCAAGACCATCGCGGATTTTCGCAAAGACAACAGCATGGCCTTTCAGGCGACTTGCAAGGCTTTCGTCCAGTTCTGTCGCCAGGCGAGCTTGATCAGTGGGGAGCTGGTGGCCATCGATGGCAGCAAGTTCCAAGCGGTAGCTTCGCTGCGCAAGCACCTGAGCGTGGAGAAGCTCAAGCGTCAACAAGCGAAGCTGGAAAAACACATTGCCCAGTACCTGGCCCAGCTTGATGAGGGTGATGCACAAGACGCGCAAGAGACGATTGACCGGGCAGCGGTGAAACAGGCGCTACGCCAGCTACAGGATCGCCATGCCGATAACTTGACCGTAAAAGCGCTGATGGAGGCGCAGGGCCTGGAACAGTTCGTCGAAGGCGAAGCGGATGCCAAGAAGATGCGCTGCTCAGGCAAGAGCCCTTGCGTGGCCTACAACGTGCAGAGCGCTGTCGATGCCGAGCATGGCCTGATCGTGCATCACGAAGTGACCAGTGACTGCACCGACAATCAGCAGTTGGAGCCGATGGCCAAAGCGACTCAGGCGGTTCTGCAGCAGTCTGAGCTGACCGTCACGGCTGATGCAGGTTATTCCAACGGGGCGCAGTTTCAGGCCTGCGAAGAAGCGGGCATTACGGCTTTCGTCCCCGTGAATCGCGCGCCCAACAACCAGGGCGGCGGCACACTGTTTGCGCGTCAGGACTTCACTTACGATCCTGCGACCGACAGCTTCCAATGTCCTGCGGGCAAGACCCTATCACTCAAACAGCTAAATCGTGGCACTCGCCTTTACGCAGCCCGTGCCAAGGACTGCGGGAACTGCCCATTAAAAGCCAAGTGCACACAGGCCCAACGGCGTCATATCAGCCGCCATCCCAACGAAGAGGCGTTCGCGCGGATGGAGAAACGACTCGAAACTCACCCTGAGATGATGGGACGGCGACGAGCAATCGTCGAGCACCCTTTTGGCAATCTCAAACAATGGATTCTGGGCAACGGTCGTTTTCTAGTGCGCCATTTCAGCGGGGTGAGAGCAGAGATGGCGATGGCCGTGCAAGCCTACAACCTCAAACGTGCTATTTCGGTACTCGGGGCACGCCGCATGATCGAGCTGCTGACCTGA
- a CDS encoding DUF1631 domain-containing protein, translated as MSNQDKPPVNPKVVSLASRGIQPRFSDLVQACRKLVMNRLAEHLNGVFGQVDDTLFECAEKAENNKVQTLFFDSMREVRRQRPQIERSYHQKIASNFSDFLDGKLQDATAVQVDPEQLSLVQNEDYEETLQVTNMVSRVKARCTEPLFALDQRLALLNNGQKLGEDSNPFGPQAIAQAFRDALAPCPFPLQIKTILYMLFDRHVMQSLDSLYGALNQRLIDAGVLPNLKYSAQINPGVSRPAPTKQDAPANRQQPTGRSGSAPSSREPALLDLDLSAPPPSDPSALFSGLSSLLDEHRHSHPDAPLLGGTRSIVSFAPREASRTYSASELLAALNRMQQQSAHELAQRLHKPQAVEGLKADLQQQLESHSSLPGDSKVSDQEADVIDLVGMLFDFILDDENLPDACKTALSHLHTPYLKIALLDKALFTQHHHPARRLLNTMAQAGVLYGSEGDERGLLAKMQWVVERVIHGFSGDLGLLDSLNEEFNEYVDTLRHKVELRERRAVEAAKGRDRLLGAREQAQEVIRHCVDQRDLPVIIRNFLELTWADVLVFVLLRHGEQSAEWQRACEVAEQLGWSGTPLGDTDKQRLQDIRVPMLSDLRKGLELLGGYHEDGIRRLLQDLVACQHAVQAKQPQLAAQLKPNLPESPLGAMLGEDADLARQAPSRNKLSARAQALAKELANVEFGTWFEFVEGDKSRVLKLSWFSPTTHNYMFVDNSGQRVAIKPLTLLASEMEKGLARIVTPERATPLMDRALTAIYRVLQRFTGRTAEPR; from the coding sequence ATGAGCAACCAGGACAAGCCCCCCGTTAATCCCAAGGTGGTCAGCCTCGCCAGCCGCGGCATCCAGCCGCGCTTCAGCGATTTGGTGCAAGCCTGCCGCAAGCTGGTGATGAACCGACTGGCGGAGCATCTCAACGGTGTATTCGGCCAGGTCGACGACACCCTGTTCGAGTGCGCGGAAAAAGCCGAGAACAATAAGGTACAGACCCTGTTCTTCGACAGCATGCGTGAAGTTCGCCGTCAGCGTCCGCAGATCGAACGCAGCTATCACCAGAAGATCGCCAGCAACTTCTCCGACTTCCTCGATGGCAAGCTGCAGGATGCGACTGCCGTCCAGGTGGATCCCGAACAATTGTCGCTGGTGCAGAACGAGGATTACGAGGAGACCCTGCAGGTCACCAACATGGTCAGCCGGGTCAAGGCGCGCTGCACTGAGCCGCTGTTCGCCCTGGACCAGCGGCTGGCCCTGCTCAACAACGGCCAGAAGCTCGGCGAGGACAGCAATCCCTTCGGCCCACAGGCCATCGCCCAGGCATTTCGCGACGCGCTGGCGCCCTGCCCCTTCCCGCTGCAGATCAAGACCATTCTCTACATGCTCTTCGACCGGCATGTCATGCAGAGCCTCGATTCGCTCTACGGCGCGCTCAACCAGCGCCTGATCGATGCCGGCGTACTGCCCAACCTCAAATACAGCGCGCAGATCAATCCGGGCGTCAGCCGCCCCGCGCCTACAAAACAGGACGCCCCGGCAAACCGGCAACAGCCGACGGGCAGATCCGGCAGCGCGCCGTCCAGCAGAGAACCGGCGCTGCTCGATCTGGATCTCAGTGCACCGCCGCCGAGTGACCCGAGCGCGCTGTTCAGCGGCCTGTCCAGCCTGCTCGACGAGCATCGCCATAGCCACCCGGATGCCCCACTGCTGGGCGGCACACGCAGCATCGTCAGTTTCGCTCCACGCGAAGCCAGCCGTACCTACAGCGCCAGCGAGCTGCTCGCCGCGCTCAACCGCATGCAGCAGCAGTCGGCCCACGAACTGGCACAGCGCCTGCACAAGCCGCAGGCAGTCGAGGGTCTCAAGGCCGACCTGCAACAACAGCTCGAGTCGCACAGCAGCCTGCCGGGCGACAGCAAGGTGTCCGATCAGGAAGCCGACGTGATCGACCTGGTGGGCATGCTGTTCGACTTCATCCTCGATGACGAGAATCTGCCGGACGCCTGCAAGACCGCACTTTCGCATCTGCACACGCCCTATCTGAAAATCGCCCTGCTGGACAAGGCGCTGTTCACCCAGCACCACCACCCGGCCAGACGCCTGCTCAACACCATGGCCCAGGCCGGAGTGCTCTATGGCAGCGAAGGCGACGAACGTGGCCTGCTGGCCAAGATGCAGTGGGTGGTGGAACGGGTGATCCACGGTTTCAGCGGCGACCTGGGGTTGCTGGACAGCCTGAACGAGGAGTTCAACGAGTACGTCGACACCCTCCGCCACAAGGTCGAGCTGCGCGAACGCCGCGCGGTCGAGGCCGCCAAGGGCCGTGACCGCCTGCTCGGCGCTCGCGAGCAGGCGCAGGAGGTGATTCGGCACTGCGTGGACCAGCGCGACCTGCCGGTGATCATCCGTAACTTCCTCGAACTGACCTGGGCCGATGTCCTGGTCTTCGTGCTGCTGCGCCATGGCGAGCAAAGCGCAGAGTGGCAGCGTGCCTGCGAGGTGGCCGAACAACTGGGCTGGAGCGGCACCCCGCTCGGTGACACCGACAAGCAGCGCCTGCAGGACATACGCGTGCCCATGCTGAGCGATCTGCGCAAGGGCCTGGAACTGCTCGGTGGCTACCACGAAGACGGCATCCGTCGTCTGCTTCAGGACCTGGTAGCCTGCCAGCACGCGGTGCAGGCCAAGCAGCCGCAACTGGCGGCGCAGCTCAAGCCGAACCTGCCGGAAAGCCCGCTGGGCGCCATGCTCGGTGAGGATGCCGACTTGGCCCGGCAGGCGCCGTCACGCAACAAGCTCTCTGCCCGTGCACAGGCCCTGGCCAAGGAGCTGGCCAACGTAGAGTTCGGCACCTGGTTCGAGTTCGTCGAAGGCGACAAGAGCCGCGTGCTCAAGCTTTCCTGGTTCAGCCCGACCACGCATAACTACATGTTCGTCGACAACAGCGGTCAGCGCGTGGCGATCAAGCCGCTGACCCTGCTGGCCAGCGAAATGGAAAAGGGTCTGGCCCGTATCGTCACTCCAGAACGCGCGACCCCGCTGATGGATCGCGCACTGACCGCCATTTACCGTGTGCTGCAGCGTTTCACCGGACGCACAGCCGAACCCCGCTGA
- a CDS encoding PilZ domain-containing protein, whose translation MEERRQHSRHGTDMQLEVFDLNSGQRLGRIVDLSADGFMLFSDTPHAADAVLQCRLVCTSENDEIQEVRLGADCLWSRPGADGQHCWAGFHIIDLAEDQARALEALLARL comes from the coding sequence ATGGAAGAGCGTCGCCAACACAGCCGCCATGGCACTGATATGCAGCTGGAGGTCTTCGACCTGAACAGCGGCCAGCGCCTTGGCCGTATCGTCGACCTGTCGGCCGATGGCTTCATGCTGTTCAGCGATACGCCACATGCGGCCGATGCCGTACTGCAATGCCGTCTGGTCTGCACCTCGGAAAACGACGAGATTCAGGAAGTACGCCTGGGCGCCGACTGCCTGTGGAGCCGTCCCGGGGCCGATGGCCAGCACTGCTGGGCCGGATTTCATATCATCGACCTGGCCGAGGACCAGGCCAGGGCACTGGAAGCGCTGCTGGCCCGTTTGTAG